Proteins co-encoded in one Leptodactylus fuscus isolate aLepFus1 chromosome 4, aLepFus1.hap2, whole genome shotgun sequence genomic window:
- the LOC142200893 gene encoding integrin beta-1-A isoform X1, producing the protein MARLLIIVGLCVYSLSYISAQQGGTECLKANAKSCGECIQAGPNCGWCTKVDFLQEGEPTSARCDDLAALKSKGCPEDSIQNPRGSKEKLKDNAITNKAKGERMDPANITQIRPQQLRFELRSGEPQTFNLTFRRAEDYPIDLYYLMDLSYSMKDDLENVKSLGTALMREMEQITSDFRIGFGSFVEKTVMPYISTTPAKLLNPCTTEQNCTSPFSFKNVLNLTSDGKLFNDLVGKQQISGNLDSPEGGFDAIMQVAVCGEQIGWRNVTRLLVFSTDAGFHFAGDGKLGGIVLPNDGKCHMHDNMYTMSHYYDYPSIAHIVQKLSENNIQTIFAVTEDFQPVYKELKNLIPKSAVGTLSSNSSNVIQLIIDSYNSLSSELILENSKLPEGVTISYKSFCKNGVIGTGENGRKCSNISLGDQVQFEISVTAHKCPKKDQTESIKIKPLGFTEEVEILLKFICECDCQQSGLPDSPECHNGNGTFECGACRCNEGRIGKHCECSTEQVSNEDMDAQCRKENSSEICSNNGDCICGQCVCKKRDNPNEVYSGKYCDCDNFNCDRSNGQICGGNGICKCRVCECFPNFSGTACDCSEDKSTCMASNGQLCNGRGTCECGRCKCTDPKFQGQTCEMCQTCAGVCTEHKECVQCRAFQKGEKQDVCNSQCLHFNYTMVDSRDKLPQPGQADALTHCKEKDADDCWFYFTYSVNANSEVHVHVVKDPECPSGPDIIPIVAGVVAGIVLIGLALLLIWKLLMIIHDRREFAKFEKEKMNAKWDAQENPIYKSPINNFKNPNYGRKAAL; encoded by the exons ATGGCGCGTCTCCTTATCATTGTGGGGCTGTGTGTGTATTCCCTGTCATACATCAGTGCACAACAAG GTGGAACTGAATGTTTAAAAGCAAACGCCAAATCCTGTGGAGAGTGTATACAAGCCGGACCAAACTGTGGCTGGTGCACCAAAGTG GACTTTTTGCAAGAAGGTGAGCCGACCTCTGCACGTTGTGACGACCTGGCTGCATTGAAAAGCAAAGGATGCCCTGAAGATAGTATCCAGAACCCCCGGGGCAGCAAAGAAAAGCTAAAAGATAATGCCATAACTAATAAAGCCAAAGGAGAACGTATGGATCCTGCCAACATCACCCAGATCCGCCCTCAGCAGCTGAGGTTTGAGCTGAGATCCG GTGAACCCCAGACATTTAACTTAACTTTTAGAAGAGCAGAAGACTATCCTATCGATCTGTACTATCTTATGGACCTGTCATACTCCATGAAGGACGATTTGGAGAACGTGAAAAGCCTCGGCACAGCACTGATGAGAGAGATGGAGCAGATTACATCAGATTTCAGGATAG GTTTTGGCTCTTTTGTGGAGAAAACGGTGATGCCGTACATTAGCACTACCCCAGCTAAACTCCTCAATCCCTGCACCACCGAGCAGAACTGTACTAGTCCCTTCAGCTTCAAGAATGTCCTCAATCTTACAAGCGACGGCAAATTGTTCAATGATCTGGTAGGCAAGCAGCAGATCTCCGGTAACCTGGATTCCCCAGAAGGTGGCTTTGACGCGATTATGCAAGTTGCTGTGTGTGGG GAGCAAATCGGTTGGAGGAATGTCACGCGCTTGTTGGTCTTCTCCACGGATGCCGGCTTCCATTTTGCCGGAGATGGAAAATTAGGTGGAATCGTGCTGCCGAACGATGGGAAATGTCACATGCACGATAATATGTACACAATGAGCCACTATTAT GACTATCCATCCATTGCTCACATAGTACAGAAACTTAGTGAGAATAACATCCAGACCATCTTTGCTGTGACTGAGGATTTCCAGCCAGTTTACAAG GAACTGAAGAACCTGATCCCCAAGTCAGCCGTCGGCACGCTGTCCTCTAACTCAAGTAACGTCATTCAGCTGATCATTGACTCCTATAAT TCGCTATCCTCCGAGCTAATCTTGGAAAACAGCAAGTTACCTGAAGGCGTAACTATCAGCTATAAGTCATTCTGCAAGAACGGAGTTATTGGTACAGGCGAGAATGGAAGGAAGTGCTCCAACATCTCCCTGGGAGATCAG gtcCAGTTTGAGATCAGTGTAACCGCACACAAGTGCCCCAAGAAGGATCAGACTGAATCTATTAAGATCAAACCTTTGGGTTTTACCGAAGAAGTGGAGATCCTTCTGAAATTTATCTGTGAATGTGATTGCCAACAAAGCGGACTCCCAGATAGCCCAGAATGCCACAATGGAAATGGCACATTCGAGTGTGGAGCCTGCAG ATGTAATGAGGGCCGTATCGGGAAACATTGCGAGTGCAGTACAGAGCAGGTCAGCAATGAGGATATGGACGCTCAGTGCAGGAAGGAGAACAGCTCCGAGATCTGCAGCAACAACGGTGATTGTATCTGCGGCCAATGTGTGTGCAAGAAGAGGGACAACCCCAATGAAGTCTATTCTGGCAAATACTGTGACTGTGACAACTTCAACTGTGACCGATCGAATGGACAGATCTGTGGCG GTAATGGAATTTGCAAATGCCGAGTATGCGAGTGTTTCCCCAACTTCTCTGGAACTGCATGCGATTGCTCGGAGGATAAGTCGACATGTATGGCGTCGAATGGTCAGCTCTGCAACGGGAGAGGCACTTGTGAATGTGGGAGGTGTAAATGTACAGACCCCAAGTTCCAGGGACAAACCTGTGAGATGTGTCAGACCTGTGCGGGGGTGTGTACTGAGCACAA GGAATGTGTTCAATGCAGAGCCTTCCAAAAAGGAGAAAAGCAAGACGTATGTAATAGTCAGTGCCTCCATTTCAACTATACCATGGTGGATAGCCGGGATAAGTTACCTCAGCCTGGACAGGCGGACGCGCTCACACACTGCAAAGAGAAGGACGCCGATGACTGCTGGTTCTACTTTACCTACTCCGTCAATGCCAACTCCGAGGTTCATGTACACGTGGTGAAGGATCCAG AATGTCCCAGCGGCCCTGACATAATCCCAATTGTGGCCGGTGTAGTCGCTGGTATTGTTCTCATCGGCCTGGCACTGCTGCTTATATGGAAGCTTCTTATGATCATCCACGACAGAAGGGAGTTTGCTAAATTCGAGAAAGAAAAAATGAATGCCAAGTGGGACGCT CAAGAGAATCCCATTTACAAGAGTCCTATAAATAATTTCAAGAATCCCAATTACGGACGTAAAGCCGCTCTCTAA
- the LOC142200893 gene encoding integrin beta-1-A isoform X2 has translation MARLLIIVGLCVYSLSYISAQQGGTECLKANAKSCGECIQAGPNCGWCTKVDFLQEGEPTSARCDDLAALKSKGCPEDSIQNPRGSKEKLKDNAITNKAKGERMDPANITQIRPQQLRFELRSGEPQTFNLTFRRAEDYPIDLYYLMDLSYSMKDDLENVKSLGTALMREMEQITSDFRIGFGSFVEKTVMPYISTTPAKLLNPCTTEQNCTSPFSFKNVLNLTSDGKLFNDLVGKQQISGNLDSPEGGFDAIMQVAVCGEQIGWRNVTRLLVFSTDAGFHFAGDGKLGGIVLPNDGKCHMHDNMYTMSHYYDYPSIAHIVQKLSENNIQTIFAVTEDFQPVYKELKNLIPKSAVGTLSSNSSNVIQLIIDSYNSLSSELILENSKLPEGVTISYKSFCKNGVIGTGENGRKCSNISLGDQVQFEISVTAHKCPKKDQTESIKIKPLGFTEEVEILLKFICECDCQQSGLPDSPECHNGNGTFECGACRCNEGRIGKHCECSTEQVSNEDMDAQCRKENSSEICSNNGDCICGQCVCKKRDNPNEVYSGKYCDCDNFNCDRSNGQICGGNGICKCRVCECFPNFSGTACDCSEDKSTCMASNGQLCNGRGTCECGRCKCTDPKFQGQTCEMCQTCAGVCTEHKECVQCRAFQKGEKQDVCNSQCLHFNYTMVDSRDKLPQPGQADALTHCKEKDADDCWFYFTYSVNANSEVHVHVVKDPECPSGPDIIPIVAGVVAGIVLIGLALLLIWKLLMIIHDRREFAKFEKEKMNAKWDAGENPIYKSAVTTVVNPKYEGK, from the exons ATGGCGCGTCTCCTTATCATTGTGGGGCTGTGTGTGTATTCCCTGTCATACATCAGTGCACAACAAG GTGGAACTGAATGTTTAAAAGCAAACGCCAAATCCTGTGGAGAGTGTATACAAGCCGGACCAAACTGTGGCTGGTGCACCAAAGTG GACTTTTTGCAAGAAGGTGAGCCGACCTCTGCACGTTGTGACGACCTGGCTGCATTGAAAAGCAAAGGATGCCCTGAAGATAGTATCCAGAACCCCCGGGGCAGCAAAGAAAAGCTAAAAGATAATGCCATAACTAATAAAGCCAAAGGAGAACGTATGGATCCTGCCAACATCACCCAGATCCGCCCTCAGCAGCTGAGGTTTGAGCTGAGATCCG GTGAACCCCAGACATTTAACTTAACTTTTAGAAGAGCAGAAGACTATCCTATCGATCTGTACTATCTTATGGACCTGTCATACTCCATGAAGGACGATTTGGAGAACGTGAAAAGCCTCGGCACAGCACTGATGAGAGAGATGGAGCAGATTACATCAGATTTCAGGATAG GTTTTGGCTCTTTTGTGGAGAAAACGGTGATGCCGTACATTAGCACTACCCCAGCTAAACTCCTCAATCCCTGCACCACCGAGCAGAACTGTACTAGTCCCTTCAGCTTCAAGAATGTCCTCAATCTTACAAGCGACGGCAAATTGTTCAATGATCTGGTAGGCAAGCAGCAGATCTCCGGTAACCTGGATTCCCCAGAAGGTGGCTTTGACGCGATTATGCAAGTTGCTGTGTGTGGG GAGCAAATCGGTTGGAGGAATGTCACGCGCTTGTTGGTCTTCTCCACGGATGCCGGCTTCCATTTTGCCGGAGATGGAAAATTAGGTGGAATCGTGCTGCCGAACGATGGGAAATGTCACATGCACGATAATATGTACACAATGAGCCACTATTAT GACTATCCATCCATTGCTCACATAGTACAGAAACTTAGTGAGAATAACATCCAGACCATCTTTGCTGTGACTGAGGATTTCCAGCCAGTTTACAAG GAACTGAAGAACCTGATCCCCAAGTCAGCCGTCGGCACGCTGTCCTCTAACTCAAGTAACGTCATTCAGCTGATCATTGACTCCTATAAT TCGCTATCCTCCGAGCTAATCTTGGAAAACAGCAAGTTACCTGAAGGCGTAACTATCAGCTATAAGTCATTCTGCAAGAACGGAGTTATTGGTACAGGCGAGAATGGAAGGAAGTGCTCCAACATCTCCCTGGGAGATCAG gtcCAGTTTGAGATCAGTGTAACCGCACACAAGTGCCCCAAGAAGGATCAGACTGAATCTATTAAGATCAAACCTTTGGGTTTTACCGAAGAAGTGGAGATCCTTCTGAAATTTATCTGTGAATGTGATTGCCAACAAAGCGGACTCCCAGATAGCCCAGAATGCCACAATGGAAATGGCACATTCGAGTGTGGAGCCTGCAG ATGTAATGAGGGCCGTATCGGGAAACATTGCGAGTGCAGTACAGAGCAGGTCAGCAATGAGGATATGGACGCTCAGTGCAGGAAGGAGAACAGCTCCGAGATCTGCAGCAACAACGGTGATTGTATCTGCGGCCAATGTGTGTGCAAGAAGAGGGACAACCCCAATGAAGTCTATTCTGGCAAATACTGTGACTGTGACAACTTCAACTGTGACCGATCGAATGGACAGATCTGTGGCG GTAATGGAATTTGCAAATGCCGAGTATGCGAGTGTTTCCCCAACTTCTCTGGAACTGCATGCGATTGCTCGGAGGATAAGTCGACATGTATGGCGTCGAATGGTCAGCTCTGCAACGGGAGAGGCACTTGTGAATGTGGGAGGTGTAAATGTACAGACCCCAAGTTCCAGGGACAAACCTGTGAGATGTGTCAGACCTGTGCGGGGGTGTGTACTGAGCACAA GGAATGTGTTCAATGCAGAGCCTTCCAAAAAGGAGAAAAGCAAGACGTATGTAATAGTCAGTGCCTCCATTTCAACTATACCATGGTGGATAGCCGGGATAAGTTACCTCAGCCTGGACAGGCGGACGCGCTCACACACTGCAAAGAGAAGGACGCCGATGACTGCTGGTTCTACTTTACCTACTCCGTCAATGCCAACTCCGAGGTTCATGTACACGTGGTGAAGGATCCAG AATGTCCCAGCGGCCCTGACATAATCCCAATTGTGGCCGGTGTAGTCGCTGGTATTGTTCTCATCGGCCTGGCACTGCTGCTTATATGGAAGCTTCTTATGATCATCCACGACAGAAGGGAGTTTGCTAAATTCGAGAAAGAAAAAATGAATGCCAAGTGGGACGCT GGTGAAAATCCCATCTACAAAAGTGCGGTGACAACGGTGGTGAATCCGAAATATGAGGgaaaatga